The Lysinibacillus irui sequence GCGGCCTCACAATCAGAAATTGTAATACCACTGATCAAGCAAGGCGAAGTCATTGGTGTTCTTGATATTGATAGTCCTATCGTGAATCGTTTTTCAGCGGAAGACCGCGATGGCTTAGAGCAATTTGTCCAAACCCTACTTCTTCATCTATAAATATCAAAAATTACCCTGAAATGTTTTAAATTGTCATTTCAGGGTAAACTTTATTATAACCATTTACATTTTACTTTATCAACTTTATAGATTTGTTTGATAAGAACCATCATGAATGCAAAAGCGATTTTTTCCACTATTTTTCGCTTCATACAAGGCAGTATCAGCATGTAAGAAAACAGATTGGAATGCTGGTCGGTCTCGTTCATCCCATGTTATGAGACCCGCAGAAATAGTTACTTGAGGATCTGTGGCACTGGGGATGATCTCCACAATAGTTGATGCCAATTCTAAAGCTTCCTTCTCGTTAATATTAGGTACATAAACGGACATTTCTTCTCCGCCCCACCTTGCACAAATACCACGACTACCAATAGTTTCTCTCAATTGGACTGCAATCTGCACAAGAATTTTATCCCCCACCTGGTGACCATACGTATCATTGATGCGCTTGAAATTATCAATATCAATTAACAAAAACATACCTGACTGATCGTATTCAAGCGATTTTTCTACAAATTGATCAAGGTAACTTCTAGCATAAAGTTTCGTGAGGTGATCCAAATCGACCATTTCCTGAAGCTGTGTGCGTAAAATAGAGTTCGCAATGGCTAAAGATGAGTGGTGAATTAACGATTGCATTAATTTAAAACTGTCGAATGAAAAGAAATATGGCTCTTTATGTAAGACAATACTAAAACCATTAATCTTTTCTTCCATTAAAATAGGAATCGCCATAATTGATCGATACTCAATTTGACGAGGAGTTAAACGGCTGAAATCGGCTATAAACAACGGGTCATTCGTTTGAGTAAAATGTTTTTCAACATGTTTGATATACGTTCTACCCTCTTCCGAACTAAACAACGAGGTACTCGCACCTGTTACCTCAAATGTATCATTTTTTTTAAAAGCGAAACAAACTTCCATTGGTTGAAAAGATTTTAGTAATTGCTTTTGTAGGAATAATAACATTTCATGAATGTCAATCCTCATATTTAAACGATGTGAAGTTTCATTGATGAGTTGTAAGTCACTTACGAGGCGATGCGATTGATGATATAATTTTGCATTTTCAAGTGCATTCCCTGACGCCTGCGCGAGCATCCGTACAAAATCCTTTTCAGTCGTTGAAAATAGATACGTAGTGGGGGCACTTACTTGCAAAATACCATAGATGGCTTGCCTGCCTTTTATAGGTGCATTAAGCAATCGACAATTTAAATCACTCGCTAGCTCTGTCGTCAACTCTCCTGATACAAATGCTTCGATTGTAGCAGGCCTTTCTGATAAATAATCAAAAAGCTTAATATCGATAGTCGTGTGTCGGTCTTGATCATTCGATAAAATAAGCTCAACATTAAAATCCGGAAAATTATCCCTTATATTTTTTAAAACGTTTTCTAAAATTAAATCAATATCCATTGTTGAATGAAATAAATCAGTCATGTTATATAGTTTTCTATATTGATCTTCGTTTATTTTTACATCAAAATTATCTCTTATCATTTGAAGAACCTTTGAAAGTATTTCAATACATTCTTCACCGTATTCCGAGGTCATGAAGTCTGTCCAAGTCTCTGTCGCCTCGACAAGTAATACACCAATGGGATGTTTGCCCTCTACTTGAAAAAGCACCATATCTGTCATCTTTGAATAGGCCTGCCGTGCTTTTAATATATAAGGAATTTCCACTACTTTTTGTTGGTAAAAACTAGCTTCGATCATCAGCCATGACACAGCATTTAGCTTTGTTTCAATTGTTAATGAAGCCATCTCCTCAATAGGGATTAAAGAATTACCCTCAAAACTGAGAAAAGCAGCATTATCAATTTTCAAGTGCTTCTTTAGACACTGTTTTAATGAATAAAAATACCCATTATAACTAGTTTGTTCTTCATTCGAACTCACCCAAAAGCTCAAAACATCAGATTTTATATATTTTAGCATTTGTAAATGGTCTGTCATGAAATCACCTTTTCTATATAACGTCCAAATCAATTACTATTAACTTATAATATATTATACATAATTTGTGTCATTTTGACTATGTAATTCTCCCTTACTTTTACAATTTACATTACACAGCGCATCATTAACTATTTCCATTTCATTTAAAATCGTTAGTGAGGAATTTCCTACTATATTTTTTTGTTAGTAAAATTTTAAATGTTAATAATTGACGTCCTTGTCCTAAACAGTTACAATGGAGGTTGTGTAAAATAAACGCAGCAGTGGTATAAGCTTATGACTGTATTTTATTCCTCTATTTTCTTATGTACGACTACTTAGATTCTCAACAGTTGAAAATTAGATGGTGTATTGCGTAACCTAACGGCTGCATAGGCGAAAATACATGAAAATAAAATGCGCATAAGAATGGGTACTACTGGTTTTTGTTTTACAACAAAAAAACCAAATTTAAAGGAGGAGACAACAATATGTCTCGTTATACAGGTCCATCTTGGAAATTATCACGTCGTCTTGGTATCTCACTAAGCGGTACAGGTAAAGAAATCGAAAAACGCCCTTACGCACCAGGTCAACACGGTCCAAACCAACGTAAAAAATTATCAGAATACGGTTTACAACTTCAAGAGAAGCAAAAACTTCGTCATATGTATGGTATGAACGAACGTCAATTCCGTACTCTATTTGACCGCGCTGGTAAAATGAAAGGTGTTCACGGTGAAAACTTCATGATCCTTCTTGAAACTCGCCTTGACAACTTAGTTTACCGTTTAGGTTTAGCTCGTACTCGTCGTGGAGCTCGTCAATTAGTTAACCACGGTCACATCTTAGTAGATGGCAAACGCGTTGATATCCCATCATACAGCGTAAAACCAGGTCAAACGATTTCTCTTCGTGAAAAATCTCAAAACCTTGCTGTTGTTACAGAAGCAATCGAAGTAAACAACTTCGTACCTGACTACGTAACATTTGATGCTGACAAAAAAGAAGGTACATTCACTCGCCTTCCAGAGCGCTCTGAATTATCAGCTGAAATCAACGAAGCATTCATCGTAGAGTACTACTCTCGTTAATCTTTTTGATTTGTCAATCAACGATTTTATAAACCCCCGAAACGATTTGTTTCAGGGGGTTTTTTCGTTATTTAATTAAAAGTTGTTTGTACATGACTGATAAACTAGCACTATTGTATTTTTCAGCTACCC is a genomic window containing:
- a CDS encoding sensor domain-containing diguanylate cyclase — translated: MTDHLQMLKYIKSDVLSFWVSSNEEQTSYNGYFYSLKQCLKKHLKIDNAAFLSFEGNSLIPIEEMASLTIETKLNAVSWLMIEASFYQQKVVEIPYILKARQAYSKMTDMVLFQVEGKHPIGVLLVEATETWTDFMTSEYGEECIEILSKVLQMIRDNFDVKINEDQYRKLYNMTDLFHSTMDIDLILENVLKNIRDNFPDFNVELILSNDQDRHTTIDIKLFDYLSERPATIEAFVSGELTTELASDLNCRLLNAPIKGRQAIYGILQVSAPTTYLFSTTEKDFVRMLAQASGNALENAKLYHQSHRLVSDLQLINETSHRLNMRIDIHEMLLFLQKQLLKSFQPMEVCFAFKKNDTFEVTGASTSLFSSEEGRTYIKHVEKHFTQTNDPLFIADFSRLTPRQIEYRSIMAIPILMEEKINGFSIVLHKEPYFFSFDSFKLMQSLIHHSSLAIANSILRTQLQEMVDLDHLTKLYARSYLDQFVEKSLEYDQSGMFLLIDIDNFKRINDTYGHQVGDKILVQIAVQLRETIGSRGICARWGGEEMSVYVPNINEKEALELASTIVEIIPSATDPQVTISAGLITWDERDRPAFQSVFLHADTALYEAKNSGKNRFCIHDGSYQTNL
- the rpsD gene encoding 30S ribosomal protein S4 — its product is MSRYTGPSWKLSRRLGISLSGTGKEIEKRPYAPGQHGPNQRKKLSEYGLQLQEKQKLRHMYGMNERQFRTLFDRAGKMKGVHGENFMILLETRLDNLVYRLGLARTRRGARQLVNHGHILVDGKRVDIPSYSVKPGQTISLREKSQNLAVVTEAIEVNNFVPDYVTFDADKKEGTFTRLPERSELSAEINEAFIVEYYSR